One Halichondria panicea chromosome 3, odHalPani1.1, whole genome shotgun sequence genomic region harbors:
- the LOC135333313 gene encoding E3 ubiquitin-protein ligase TRIM71-like yields MAERPSAAQEALSKVEDQLSCLVCLEPYTNPRLLSCFHVYCQHCLEDIVAHNRQGQLECPKCRRPTPLPPTGVSGLQAAFNVHHLFDIQETLKKIKEPQKLACEKCSKTTRKATSFCRQCTKFICEKCTDMHKEWEEFEGHEVVTIEKVEGDLIRLVSPNKVTPRCPKHNKSLKLYCEPCGELICIHCTVQIHKDHKYCVIADTFESHMKNILDSLGPVEKQLEATDTALVNLDGRHAEIVEHRGKIATNIHSKFDEIRRALDAREGELMAELEGHTQQQLKSLSAQREEVEILQTQRSSCLHFVRESIRTGSPGDVLKMKQGVVKQVRELVDTFDPNTLEPRETTNTLFVPSAQLVKECKKFGVLYCDIVIPQKAIVGQKVTAYYRFLCPLNSAPPEAKLISKITDKTTNCVVKERGKGEYEISYQPTVSGASELIVSVGGEEVAGSPFPVAVKTPIDKLGTVIKTINDLRKPRSVALNQAGEIIVAELDAGIVSIFSPTGDKLRTLDTRGTAVGEMKKPRGVAVDGDDNILVVDAVNHRLLKFSRGGDLMAAVGSHGNGPGQLNDPYGVCVNSVNGKVYVVDRLAHCVHIFNSDLTFSTKFGSEGSGNGQFKYPWDVASDRSGCVYEVDHGNYRVQVFTPDGGYLRQFGAKRGSGNGELDRPASICVDSDDLVYVGESGNKRVSVFTCEGVFLKSFGSYGSGPGQFDSPYGIAVDQCGVVYVSDCSNNRVQIFS; encoded by the coding sequence cccactgGTGTGAGTGGCCTCCAGGCTGCCTTCAATGTACACCATCTTTTTGACATCCAGGAAACACTCAAGAAGATTAAAGAGCCTCAGAAATTAGCCTGTGAGAAATGCTCCAAAACGACTCGTAAAGCCACCAGCTTTTGCCGACAATGCACCAAGTTCATCTGCGAGAAGTGTACCGATATGCACAAAGAGTGGGAGGAGTTCGAAGGTCACGAAGTTGTCACTATCGAAAAAGTGGAAGGGGATTTAATTCGTCTTGTTTCTCCGAATAAGGTGACCCCTCGCTGCCCCAAACACAACAAAAGCCTCAAGTTGTACTGTGAACCTTGTGGAGAGTTGATCTGTATCCATTGCACCGTCCAAATACACAAAGACCACAAGTACTGTGTGATTGCCGACACCTTTGAGAGCCACATGAAAAATATCTTGGACTCCCTGGGACCCGTTGAGAAACAGCTAGAGGCCACCGACACAGCTCTCGTCAATCTGGATGGACGACATGCCGAAATTGTTGAACACAGAGGAAAAATTGCGACCAATATTCACTCGAAATTTGATGAGATTCGTCGAGCTCTTGATGCTCGTGAGGGGGAGCTTATGGCCGAGTTggaaggccacacccaacaaCAGCTCAAGAGCCTCTCTGCTCAGCGAGAGGAGGTGGAGATCCTCCAAACCCAACGTAGCAGCTGCCTGCATTTCGTGAGGGAGAGCATTCGTACAGGGTCTCCAGGAGACGTGCTCAAGATGAAGCAAGGTGTGGTGAAGCAAGTGAGAGAGCTGGTGGacacctttgaccccaacaCCCTAGAGCCTCGTGAGACAACCAACACCTTGTTTGTGCCTTCTGCTCAGCTAGTTAAAGAGTGCAAGAAGTTCGGTGTCTTATATTGTGATATTGTTATTCCTCAAAAAGCAATTGTTGGACAAAAAGTAACTGCATATTATCGATTCCTCTGTCCCCTAAATTCAGCACCACCAGAAGCCAAACTTATCTCCAAAATAACTGACAAAACCACAAACTGTGTTGTGAAGGAACGAGGGAAGGGAGAGTACGAGATCTCCTACCAGCCGACAGTGAGCGGGGCCAGCGAGCTGATTGTGAGTGTGGGTGGAGAGGAGGTGGCAGGAAGTCCATTCCCTGTGGCAGTCAAGACTCCGATCGATAAACTAGGAACTGTTATCAAGACTATCAATGATCTCAGGAAACCTCGAAGTGTGGCACTCAACCAAGCTGGGGAGATAATTGTGGCTGAACTTGATGCTGGTATTGTCTCGATATTTAGCCCCACAGGAGACAAGCTGCGAACATTAGACACTCGAGGCACAGCTGTTGGGGAGATGAAGAAACCTCGTGGTGTGGCAGTGGACGGTGATGACAATATTCTGGTGGTGGACGCTGTTAATCATCGACTGTTAAAGTTCTCACGTGGAGGAGACCTGATGGCAGCAGTTGGTAGTCATGGCAATGGTCCTGGACAGTTGAACGATCCTTATGGTGTTTGTGTCAACAGTGTCAATGGGAAGGTGTATGTGGTTGATCGTCTAGCTCACTGtgttcacatcttcaactctGACCTCACCTTCTCCACCAAGTTCGGCAGTGAAGGCAGTGGTAATGGACAGTTTAAATATCCCTGGGACGTTGCATCCGATCGTAGTGGTTGTGTGTATGAGGTTGATCATGGTAATTATCGAGTGCAAGTCTTCACACCCGATGGTGGCTATCTGAGGCAGTTTGGGGCGAAGAGAGGCAGTGGAAATGGAGAACTTGACAGGCCTGCCAGCATCTGTGTGGACAGTGATGATCTGGTGTATGTGGGGGAGAGTGGGAACAAGCGTGTCTCAGTGTTCACGTGTGAGGGAGTGTTTCTCAAGTCGTTTGGATCGTATGGATCTGGACCAGGACAGTTCGACAGTCCTTATGGCATAGCAGTAGAccagtgtggtgtggtgtatgtgtctgATTGTAGCAACAATAGAGTGCAAATATTTTCCTAG